Proteins from a single region of Chloroflexota bacterium:
- a CDS encoding zinc ribbon domain-containing protein, translating into MRPRRLCYNLPIAAKEQPMGFNPTLTRNLLVIATVWGGAFLAALWVSLVFWTYRDMRARGRDPLAPILAALVVAVLSLPGLLVYLILRPSRTLDEEYQRTLEEEALLQAVEEAARCPGCGRRVKENWMVCPHCHTKLKKVCHHCGKLMELSWNICPYCGTPAPGVRKEGGTLDDALQTIAQASED; encoded by the coding sequence ATGCGCCCGCGGAGGTTATGCTATAATCTCCCCATCGCCGCAAAGGAGCAGCCGATGGGCTTCAATCCAACGCTTACGCGCAACCTTCTGGTCATTGCCACCGTGTGGGGCGGGGCTTTCCTGGCCGCCCTGTGGGTCAGCCTGGTGTTCTGGACTTATCGCGACATGCGCGCCCGCGGCCGCGATCCCCTGGCGCCCATCTTAGCGGCGTTGGTCGTGGCGGTACTTTCCCTTCCCGGCCTGCTGGTGTACCTCATCCTACGCCCCAGCCGCACTTTGGATGAAGAATACCAGCGGACGCTGGAAGAAGAAGCCCTGCTGCAGGCGGTGGAAGAAGCCGCTCGCTGCCCCGGCTGCGGCCGCCGTGTCAAGGAAAACTGGATGGTGTGCCCTCACTGCCACACCAAACTCAAGAAAGTGTGCCATCACTGCGGCAAACTGATGGAACTCTCGTGGAACATCTGCCCTTACTGCGGCACACCCGCGCCCGGCGTGCGAAAAGAAGGGGGAACCTTAGACGACGCCCTGCAAACCATAGCCCAGGCCAGCGAAGATTAG
- a CDS encoding M23 family metallopeptidase → MQERQIMLVPREHFWDWVKAARNYVLTFGTTITPDPNNAGRYMAPNQTITIVLPPNGYPAQGDIRAWFVQHYPGVRLDVIEVNTPEELENVLAQRIAALDRYGDTTRPFRLLWPTDYAVITQPFGAHPEIYSQWGLPGHEGVDFRAPTGSNVYAAADGVVYRTEPQPVGAYGRQVRVRHRAGYKTVYAHLDEVLVANGDFVKAGQIIGKADNTGNSYGSHLHLTLKKEGATERGETNYPYDIIDPTPFLVWPGTEEAIRRAQYGWEPGHGLVGAACRPDGQFGEADFAVVKNARLEAVRITQATPDEALARLRRINPNIFLLARITADMRTHKLTGAEFAEALRPQVARFYAQGIRYFEIHTQPNLHANGWMVSWTDGASFGAWFLQVLSAWRQQFPEARFGFPALSPGDDVPNQRFAAARFLDQADQAALSADWLGAACYWSLFAEMNRPEGGRCYETLRLRYPHKLIFVTDFANVNRATDDDIRGDQYVSYYRYLYERPGIGAAFADYLTPGDAASYLGWSDAAGRMSVVVTKVANRGW, encoded by the coding sequence ATGCAAGAACGCCAGATTATGCTTGTGCCACGGGAGCACTTTTGGGATTGGGTGAAGGCTGCCCGCAATTACGTGCTCACTTTCGGAACGACCATTACGCCTGACCCCAACAACGCGGGACGCTACATGGCCCCAAACCAAACTATCACCATTGTGCTGCCGCCTAATGGCTACCCGGCCCAGGGCGATATCCGCGCCTGGTTTGTGCAGCATTACCCCGGTGTGCGGCTGGATGTCATTGAAGTCAACACGCCGGAAGAATTGGAAAATGTGCTTGCCCAACGCATTGCTGCCCTTGACCGCTACGGCGATACTACCCGCCCCTTCCGGTTGCTCTGGCCGACGGATTACGCGGTCATTACCCAGCCTTTTGGAGCGCACCCCGAAATTTACAGCCAGTGGGGGCTTCCCGGCCATGAAGGGGTGGATTTTCGCGCGCCCACCGGCTCGAACGTGTACGCCGCGGCCGATGGCGTGGTGTATCGCACGGAACCCCAGCCCGTGGGCGCTTATGGACGGCAGGTGCGCGTGCGCCACCGCGCGGGTTACAAAACCGTGTATGCGCATCTTGATGAGGTGCTGGTAGCCAATGGCGATTTTGTCAAGGCGGGGCAGATTATTGGAAAGGCCGACAATACCGGCAATTCCTATGGCTCTCACCTGCACCTGACTCTCAAAAAAGAAGGTGCGACCGAGCGCGGCGAGACGAACTACCCGTATGACATCATTGACCCCACGCCGTTTCTGGTATGGCCGGGCACCGAAGAGGCTATTCGGCGGGCGCAATACGGCTGGGAACCCGGGCATGGTCTGGTGGGGGCCGCATGCCGCCCCGACGGCCAGTTTGGAGAGGCTGATTTCGCGGTGGTCAAGAACGCCCGCCTGGAAGCCGTGCGCATTACCCAGGCGACCCCCGACGAGGCTTTAGCGCGTTTGCGACGAATCAACCCTAACATTTTCCTCCTTGCCCGCATCACGGCCGATATGCGCACCCACAAACTCACAGGAGCCGAGTTTGCCGAGGCTTTGCGCCCCCAGGTTGCGCGCTTTTATGCGCAGGGAATTCGATATTTTGAAATCCACACGCAGCCTAACCTCCACGCCAATGGCTGGATGGTTTCCTGGACGGATGGGGCTTCTTTTGGGGCGTGGTTCCTGCAAGTGTTGAGCGCGTGGCGGCAGCAGTTCCCGGAAGCCAGGTTTGGCTTCCCGGCGCTTTCCCCCGGTGATGACGTGCCCAATCAGCGCTTTGCCGCGGCGCGTTTCCTCGACCAGGCTGACCAGGCTGCCCTATCGGCCGACTGGCTGGGCGCGGCCTGTTACTGGTCGTTGTTCGCTGAAATGAATCGGCCTGAGGGCGGGCGATGCTACGAAACGCTGCGCTTGCGCTATCCCCACAAGTTGATTTTCGTGACCGATTTCGCCAATGTCAACCGCGCTACCGACGATGATATCCGTGGTGACCAGTATGTTTCGTATTACCGCTACCTCTACGAGCGCCCGGGCATTGGAGCGGCTTTTGCTGACTATTTGACCCCTGGTGATGCCGCCTCTTACCTCGGTTGGAGCGATGCTGCCGGCCGCATGAGTGTCGTCGTGACCAAAGTCGCCAACCGCGGGTGGTGA
- a CDS encoding JAB domain-containing protein: protein MYTIREWAKDERPRERLEQLGAQSLSTAELLAILLRVGREGETAVDLARRLLQQFGGLAGVQRASFDDLRAVRGVGPAKAAQIKAALELGRRLQWTRLGDRPRITAPEDAAALLLYEMSGLEQEHLRALLLDTRHQVLKMHDVVRGSVNSAQVRIAEIFREAVRVNAVALILAHNHPSGDPTPSADDIALTRQAQEAGRLLDIAVLDHLIIADNRFVSLKARGLF, encoded by the coding sequence ATGTATACCATCCGCGAATGGGCAAAAGATGAGCGGCCGCGTGAGCGGCTGGAGCAGTTGGGGGCGCAGAGCCTGAGCACGGCCGAACTGCTGGCCATTCTTTTGCGAGTGGGGCGGGAAGGCGAAACCGCCGTGGACTTGGCACGTCGCTTGCTGCAACAATTTGGCGGCCTGGCAGGCGTGCAACGGGCGTCTTTTGACGATCTGCGGGCGGTGCGCGGCGTGGGGCCGGCCAAGGCGGCGCAGATCAAAGCGGCGCTGGAACTGGGAAGGCGGTTGCAATGGACGCGCCTCGGCGATCGCCCCCGCATTACAGCACCTGAAGATGCTGCCGCGTTGCTCCTCTATGAGATGAGCGGCCTGGAGCAGGAACATTTGCGGGCGCTGCTGTTGGATACGCGCCATCAGGTGCTCAAAATGCACGATGTCGTGCGCGGCTCGGTCAACAGCGCCCAGGTGCGGATCGCCGAGATCTTTCGCGAGGCCGTGCGGGTCAATGCGGTCGCGCTGATTTTGGCGCACAACCATCCCAGTGGTGACCCCACCCCCAGCGCCGACGATATTGCCCTCACCCGCCAGGCCCAGGAAGCCGGACGCCTGTTGGATATTGCTGTATTAGACCATTTGATCATTGCCGATAACCGCTTTGTTTCTCTCAAGGCGCGCGGGCTGTTCTAA